In Pseudofrankia saprophytica, one genomic interval encodes:
- a CDS encoding aminomethyltransferase family protein produces the protein MASLEDVIRKAGDPLTLMRSGRSGAYPFPIRAEFTNWRDEQESWRTTAALMDLSHHMTDLRVTGPDCYRLLSDLGANSFKGFGPMKAKQFIACNHDGYMIGDCILFCLADNLVRLVGRPPALNWVQFHAETGGYDVTLRRDERTAQNPHGRELFRLQLQGPNAARIFEKVNGGAMPDIPFFTMGTFAIGGHQVTALNHRMSGFPGLEFFGPYAEIDGVRDTLLEAGEQFGIRQVGARAYASVATESGWIASTVPAVYTGDDLKAYREWLNARTFEANLSLGGSFASDKVQDYYTTPWDLGYGHILKFDHDFIGRDALQRRKGEPHRRKAWLAWERDDVARIFASMYEPADKRFKYIDMPAAFYSASQFDRVEKDGRLVGVSTLCSYTSNVRGWISICMIDEDGATYGDQVELVWGEPNGGSANPTVERHAQTTIRATVVDRPFPADKR, from the coding sequence ATGGCGAGTCTTGAAGACGTAATTCGTAAGGCTGGCGATCCGCTGACGCTGATGCGCAGCGGCCGATCGGGAGCGTACCCGTTCCCGATCCGGGCCGAGTTCACCAACTGGCGCGATGAGCAGGAGAGCTGGCGTACCACCGCCGCCCTGATGGACCTGTCGCACCACATGACCGACCTGAGGGTCACCGGCCCCGACTGCTATCGCCTGCTGTCCGATTTAGGCGCCAACTCCTTCAAGGGCTTCGGCCCGATGAAGGCCAAGCAGTTCATCGCCTGCAACCACGACGGCTACATGATCGGCGACTGTATCCTGTTCTGCCTGGCCGACAACCTGGTCCGGCTCGTCGGGCGACCACCGGCGCTCAACTGGGTGCAGTTCCACGCCGAGACCGGCGGCTACGACGTCACCTTGCGCCGTGACGAGCGCACCGCGCAGAACCCGCATGGCCGGGAGCTGTTCCGCCTGCAGCTGCAAGGACCGAACGCGGCGCGGATCTTCGAGAAGGTCAACGGCGGCGCCATGCCCGATATCCCCTTCTTCACGATGGGCACGTTCGCCATCGGCGGCCACCAGGTCACCGCCCTCAACCATCGGATGTCGGGGTTCCCCGGCCTGGAGTTCTTCGGACCGTACGCGGAGATCGACGGTGTCCGGGACACGCTCCTCGAGGCCGGCGAGCAGTTCGGCATCCGCCAGGTCGGTGCCCGCGCGTACGCCTCGGTCGCCACGGAGTCCGGCTGGATCGCCAGCACCGTGCCGGCGGTCTACACCGGGGACGACCTCAAGGCATACCGGGAGTGGCTGAACGCCAGAACCTTTGAGGCGAACCTCTCGCTCGGCGGCAGTTTCGCCTCGGACAAGGTGCAGGACTACTACACCACACCTTGGGATCTCGGCTACGGTCACATCCTGAAGTTCGACCACGACTTCATCGGCCGCGACGCGCTGCAGCGGCGGAAGGGCGAGCCGCACCGCCGGAAGGCGTGGCTCGCCTGGGAGCGCGACGATGTGGCCCGGATCTTCGCCAGCATGTACGAACCGGCCGACAAGCGGTTCAAGTACATCGACATGCCAGCCGCGTTCTACTCCGCGTCGCAGTTCGACCGGGTGGAGAAGGACGGACGTCTCGTCGGGGTGTCGACGCTGTGCAGCTACACGTCGAACGTGCGCGGCTGGATTTCGATCTGCATGATCGACGAGGATGGCGCGACCTACGGCGACCAGGTCGAGCTGGTCTGGGGTGAGCCGAACGGCGGCTCCGCCAATCCCACGGTGGAGCGGCACGCGCAGACCACGATTCGCGCCACCGTCGTGGATCGTCCGTTTCCCGCCGACAAGCGCTGA
- a CDS encoding sugar ABC transporter substrate-binding protein, producing the protein MRTTRRIFGLTARRQARMRVVLLSALAALLPAAACGSSGSTSGDQPSASSSAPTSGDAAAIVSELSQPRPAYPVPTTPLGDVAQLRGKVVYFIPITRQAPQLNVTGKALTEALGSVGIEVQTCDGKANPSDISACVNQATGARAGAIITDSIPYALAANSFAAAQAKDIPVLITDQIPDPAHPAGPKLGYLEGSGTKGLLAIADWIIADSGGKATVVINVATDTASTQAYVAAAQKEFSARCPGCKVTLNRISSANFQLIAPSTSSAILSTPGVNYVVSEFEVYLQPTFAGVQQSGRAAAVKGVSTAAQINGLQMLAAGTFLHMDVGQAAAYQGWADADAALRMMLGKELPSYDIPIRIFTRDNIKDISVTTAAEASGEWYGPADFPAKFKTLWGLS; encoded by the coding sequence GTGAGAACTACTCGACGAATTTTCGGCCTGACCGCGCGGCGCCAGGCACGCATGAGAGTCGTCTTATTATCGGCGCTGGCCGCGCTTCTGCCGGCCGCGGCCTGTGGCTCCTCCGGCTCGACGTCGGGCGACCAGCCGTCGGCATCCAGCTCGGCGCCAACCTCTGGCGACGCCGCGGCCATTGTCAGCGAGCTGTCCCAGCCGCGGCCGGCCTACCCGGTCCCGACGACACCGCTGGGCGATGTCGCGCAACTGCGCGGAAAGGTTGTCTACTTCATTCCCATCACCCGGCAGGCGCCGCAGCTCAACGTGACCGGAAAGGCGCTGACCGAAGCGCTCGGCTCGGTCGGGATCGAGGTGCAGACCTGCGACGGCAAGGCGAACCCGTCCGATATCTCGGCGTGCGTCAACCAGGCGACCGGCGCGCGCGCGGGCGCGATCATCACCGACTCGATCCCCTACGCGCTGGCCGCCAACAGCTTCGCGGCCGCGCAGGCGAAGGACATTCCGGTCCTCATCACCGACCAGATCCCCGACCCGGCGCACCCGGCCGGCCCCAAGCTCGGATACCTGGAGGGTTCCGGCACGAAGGGGCTGCTGGCCATCGCCGACTGGATCATCGCCGACTCCGGCGGGAAGGCGACGGTGGTCATCAACGTCGCCACGGACACAGCCTCGACCCAGGCCTACGTGGCCGCCGCACAAAAAGAGTTCAGCGCTCGCTGCCCCGGCTGCAAGGTCACGCTCAACAGGATCTCGTCGGCGAACTTCCAGCTGATCGCGCCGTCAACCAGCTCGGCGATCCTCTCGACTCCCGGCGTGAACTACGTGGTCTCCGAGTTCGAGGTGTACCTGCAGCCGACGTTCGCCGGTGTCCAGCAGTCCGGTCGGGCGGCCGCCGTCAAGGGAGTGTCCACGGCCGCTCAGATCAACGGCCTGCAGATGCTGGCGGCCGGGACGTTCCTGCACATGGACGTCGGTCAGGCCGCGGCCTACCAGGGCTGGGCGGACGCGGACGCCGCGCTCAGGATGATGCTGGGCAAGGAGCTTCCGAGCTATGACATTCCCATCCGCATCTTCACGCGGGACAACATCAAGGACATCTCCGTGACCACCGCGGCGGAGGCCTCGGGCGAGTGGTACGGACCGGCCGACTTCCCAGCGAAGTTCAAGACTCTCTGGGGACTGAGCTGA